A single Aspergillus puulaauensis MK2 DNA, chromosome 7, nearly complete sequence DNA region contains:
- a CDS encoding intradiol ring-cleavage dioxygenase (COG:E;~EggNog:ENOG410PKGR;~InterPro:IPR000627,IPR007535,IPR039390,IPR015889;~PFAM:PF04444,PF00775;~go_function: GO:0003824 - catalytic activity [Evidence IEA];~go_function: GO:0005506 - iron ion binding [Evidence IEA];~go_function: GO:0008199 - ferric iron binding [Evidence IEA];~go_function: GO:0016702 - oxidoreductase activity, acting on single donors with incorporation of molecular oxygen, incorporation of two atoms of oxygen [Evidence IEA];~go_function: GO:0018576 - catechol 1,2-dioxygenase activity [Evidence IEA];~go_process: GO:0006725 - cellular aromatic compound metabolic process [Evidence IEA];~go_process: GO:0009712 - catechol-containing compound metabolic process [Evidence IEA];~go_process: GO:0055114 - oxidation-reduction process [Evidence IEA]): MATHRFDPNFTDTVVSAMGDNVNPRFRQLMSSLIRHVHDFARENELTIDEWMAGVQLLNWAGQMSDAKRNEGQLVCDVIGLESLVDEITFKLADEATDAPTATAILGPFFRADTPFRSNGENIVKTVPKDGKGEIAFMNGRVMDFETKKPLVGAVVEVWQASTNGLYEQQDSEQEEFNLRGKFKTDENGLYSFYCLRPTPYPVPDDGPAGKLLKLMDRHPFRPAHIHIIATYDGYRPLTTQIFDRKDPYLTNDSVFAVKDSLIVDFVERKGDPQAGIELNYDVRLVADESKTNGA, encoded by the exons ATGGCCACCCACCGCTTTGACCCCAATTTCACCGACACTGTCGTCAGCGCGATGGGCGACAATGTCAACCCGCGGTTCCGACAGCTCATGTCATCGTTGATTCGACATGTACATGACTTTGCGCGCGAGAACGAACTCACTATTGACGAGTGGATGGCCGGTGTGCAGCTCTTGAATTGGGCGGGGCAGATGAGCGATGCGAAGCGCAATGAGGGGCAGTTGGTTTGCGACGTTATTGGTCTTGAGTC ACTCGTCGATGAAATCACATTCAAGCTCGCCGATGAAGCCACCGACGCtccaaccgcaaccgcaatcCTGGGCCCCTTCTTCCGCGCCGACACACCTTTCCGCTCAAACGGGGAGAACATCGTTAAGACCGTCCCGAAAGACGGCAAGGGCGAGATCGCATTCATGAACGGGCGGGTTATGGACTttgagacgaagaagccgcTTGTTGGCGCGGTGGTTGAGGTGTGGCAGGCGTCCACGAATGGGTTGTATGAGCAGCAGGATTCCGAGCAGGAGGAGTTCAATCTCCGCGGGAAGTTTAAGACGGACGAGAATGGGCTCTACTCGTTTTACTGTCTGCGGCCGACGCCATACCCTGTTCCTGATGATGGACCTGCGGggaagttgttgaagctCATGGATAGACATCCGTTCCGGCCGGCGCATATTCATATTATC GCAACATACGATGGCTACAGGCCGCTCACAACCCAGATCTTCGACCGCAAGGATCCGTACCTGACGAACGACTCGGTCTTCGCGGTGAAGGACTCGCTGATCGTTGATTTTGTTGAGCGCAAGGGCGACCCTCAAGCTGGCATTGAGCTGAACTACGATGTAAGATTGGTCGCGGATGAGTCGAAGACTAACGGCGCTTGA
- a CDS encoding alpha/beta fold hydrolase (COG:S;~EggNog:ENOG410PN8P;~InterPro:IPR000073,IPR022742,IPR029058;~MEROPS:MER0037236;~PFAM:PF12146,PF08840,PF12697,PF03096), which yields MPFISVNNHQLHYADSHPDGAPAGGLTFFFIHGLGSSQNYYFPVLPFLTPKHRCITADTYGSGRSPYTDQSVSIGSIAVDVIGVLDALNVPQAVVVGHSMGGLVVTLLGSEHADRVKGIVAIGPTHPTETLHSVMSKRSETAAQGGMESLANSIPYQATGSAASHLARSFIRELVLGQNPKGYAALCQAIANAPTIDYSLIKVPFLLIAGEEDKSASMEGCQYIFDHLSSENKRMEVLKEVGHWHCIEAPDSVGIAISEFVGQSY from the exons ATGCCGTTCATTTCAGTCAATAACCACCAACTACATTATGCAGACTCCCATCCCGACGGAGCTCCCGCGGGCGGACTCACATTCTTTTTCATCCACGGCTTAGGCTCCTCGCAGAACTACTACTTTCCGGTTCTCCCATTCCTGACGCCAAAGCATCGCTGTATCACCGCGGACACCTACGGTTCCGGCCGCTCTCCGTACACAGACCAATCTGTATCTATCGGATCCATCGCCGTGGATGTGATCGGAGTTCTCGATGCATTGAATGTTCCTCAGGCCGTGGTGGTTGGCCACTCCATGGGCGGGCTAGTCGTGACCCTCTTAGGTTCGGAGCATGCAGACCGTGTGAAGGGAATTGTCGCAATTGGGCCGACTCATCCAACTGAGACTCTGCACTCGGTAATGTCAAAACGCAGTGAAACCGCGGCACAAG gcGGAATGGAGTCACTGGCGAACAGCATTCCATACCAGGCTACTGGGTCCGCAGCCTCCCATCTAGCTCGTTCGTTCATCCGCGAACTCGTCCTCGGACAGAACCCGAAGGGATATGCGGCGCTATGCCAGGCCATCGCCAACGCGCCCACTATTGATTACTCACTGATAAAAGTACCGTTCTTACTGATTGCTGGGGAGGAAGACAAGTCGGCTAGCATGGAAGGATGTCAGTACATATTTGATCATTTGTCGAGTGAGAACAAGAGGatggaggtgttgaaagaGGTCGGACACTGGCATTGTATTGAGGCGCCTGACTCGGTTGGAATTGCGATTTCCGAGTTTGTTGGGCAGAGCTATTga
- a CDS encoding tRNA 2'-phosphotransferase (COG:J;~EggNog:ENOG410PPA7;~InterPro:IPR002745,IPR042080;~PFAM:PF01885;~go_function: GO:0003950 - NAD+ ADP-ribosyltransferase activity [Evidence IEA]), producing the protein MPKPNHRGGGREKKPASREVTISKALSLILRHAAEREGLKINSDGYANVADVLAWQRLKSQKATLSEILNAVETSDKKRFALFYLPSASSSSTDEPPTTTQDSSTAIEEAASESNQGETATATALAASKTDLDPSHYLIRATQGHSIKSVQAESGLLEKLTLDALDTLPDTVVHGTFHSTWPLVLASGGLKCMGRNHIHFATGPTLPDALADITRRGEGGGAGSGPGSNGQVISGMRRDAQVLIYIDIRKALAAGCPFWRSENGVILSDGMEADSKSSAGKNGEKVIPLEFFDVVIERRKGFGKIWEDGKEIYALPEHLTKKGNPKLHQFAR; encoded by the exons ATGCCTAAACCAAACCATCGCGGCGGAGGTCGCGAAAAGAAACCCGCAAGTCGTGAAGTTACAATCTCAAAGGCACTGAGTCTAATACTCCGGCATGCCGCAGAGCGCGAGGGACTTAAGATCAACTCCGACGGCTACGCGAATGTCGCAGACGTT CTCGCATGGCAGAGACTCAAATCACAAAAGGCTACCCTCAGCGAAATCCTAAACGCCGTCGAGACATCAGATAAAAAACGCTTCGCGCTGTTCTACCTCCCCTCcgcgtcttcctcctctaCAGATGAGCCTCCGACAACAACCCAAGACTCTTCAACTGCAATAGAAGAAGCTGCGTCCGAATCCAACCAAGGCGaaaccgcaaccgcaacagcTCTTGCAGCCTCAAAAACCGACCTAGATCCATCACACTATCTCATCCGCGCAACGCAAGGCCACAGCATTAAATCGGTCCAGGCCGAGTCCGGACTACTTGAGAAACTCACACTCGATGCGCTGGATACATTACCTGATACCGTCGTACATGGGACGTTTCATTCGACGTGGCCGCTAGTCCTGGCCTCTGGCGGATTGAAATGTATGGGGAGGAACCATATACATTTTGCGACGGGTCCCACACTACCAGATGCGCTGGCCGATATCACGAGAAGGGGCGAGGGAGGCGGTGCAGGTTCGGGCCCTGGTTCCAACGGTCAAGTCATATCCGGAATGCGCAGGGATGCGCAGGTTTTGATTTACATCGATATTCGGAAGGCACTGGCGGCTGGGTGTCCGTTCTGGAGGAGTGAGAATGGGGTTATTCTATCTGATGGGATGGAAGCGGATTCAAAATCATCGGCTGGTAAAAACGGTGAGAAGGTGATCCCGTTGGAGTTCTTCGATGTTGTTATTGAGCGGAGGAAAGGGTTTGGGAAGATTtgggaggatggaaaggagaTTTATGCCTTACCGGAGCACTTGACCAAGAAAGGGAATCCGAAATTGCATCAGTTTGCTCGTTAG